The following DNA comes from Blattabacterium cuenoti.
CTTGTTTGTTGTATTTCTTCTTTAAACTTGTATAAGTATGTGGAATGGAAAAATACAAATACTGTTTTTTATGCTATTTTATTTTTAGATGCTGTTTTACAAGAATTCATTGATAAAGGTAAAAATATACGAGGAATAGAAGATGCTGTTCGTTTCGCAGAAAAGAGCCGAGCTTTAGGGTTAGGAGCTTTAGGATGGCACTCCTATTTACAATCAAACATGATTCCTTTTATATCTATGGAATCAGAAAAACTCACACATCACATATTTAGAAAAATACAATTAGAATCTCAAAAAGCTACTAAATATTTGGCTAAAGAATACGGAGAAACAGAGTGGAATATAGGAACAGGAAGAAGAAATTTAACTTTAATGACTATGGCCCCTAATAGAAGTTCTGCTAAGTTAGCCGGTGGTCTTTCTCAAGGAGTAGAACCCTTTGCTGCAAATATATATGTGGATGATGATGCAAAAGGAATGCATATTAGAAAAAATCCTTATTTAGAAAAAATCCTTATGAAAAATGGATATAATCTTCCAGAAGTTTGGGAACAGATAGCTAATGAAAAAGGTTCTTGTCTTGGGTTAACTGCTCTTAATGAAGAACAAAAAAATGTATTTAGATGTTTCAAAGAAATTAATCAATTAGAATTAATCAAACAAGCTAGTATACGTCAAAAATATATTGATCAAGGACAAAGTATTAATCTTTCTTTTCATCAAAATGCTCCAGCTAAATATATAAATCAAGTACATCTTGAAGCTTGGAAAATTGGATTAAAAAGTCTTTACTACTATAGAAGCGAAAGTATTCTCCGTGCAGAAACAATAAAAAATAGAGATTTATACTCGGAAAGTCTGCTTTGAATTTTGAATAAAAAAATGAATATAGGGCGGCGACTTACTCTCCCGGAAAAACCAGTACCATCAGCGCTAATGTGTTTCACTTCTCTGTTCGGAATGGGAAGAGGTGGGGCCACATTGCTATAACCACCCTATTAAAAATTTTAAATGACATCACATAATATACATAAGAGTTAAAAAGCCTACGGGTAATTAGTACTACTCAGCTATGACATTACTGTCTTTACACTTGTAGCCTATCGACGTTGTCATCTACAACGACCCTTAAAAGAAGCCTAATCTTGTGGTGAGTTTCGCACTTATATGCTTTCAGTGCTTATCCCTTCCGAACATAGCTACTCAGCAATGCATCTGGCGATACAACTGATACACCAGAGGTTCGTCCAATTCGGTCCTCTCGTACTAGAATCAGGTCCACTCAAGCTTCTAACGCTCGCAATAGATAGAGACCGAACTGTCTCACGACGTTCTGAACCCAGCTCGCGTGCCACTTTAATGGGCGAACAGCCCAACCCTTGGGACCTTCTTCAGCCCCAGGATGTGACGAGCCGACATCGAGGTGCCGAACCTCCCCGTCGATGTGAGCTCTTGGGGGAGACTAGCCTGTTATCCCCGGAGTACCTTTTATCCTTTGAGCGATGGCCCTTCCATACGGAACCACCGGATCACTATGCCCTACTTTCGTACCTGATTGACTTGTAAGTCTCACAGTCAAGCACCCTTATGCCATTATACTCTACACACGATTACCAAACGTGTTGAGGGTACCTTTGGAAGCCTCCGTTACCTTTTTGGAGGCGACCACCCCAGTCAAACTACCCACCACGCAATGTCCTCAATTTTTTGTAATTGAGTTAGATTTCAACTAAAAAAAGGGTGGTATTTCAAGGACAACTCCACATTACCTAGCGATAATGCTTCAAAGTTTCCCACCTATCCTACACATTTATCAATCGAAATCAATACGAAGTTATAGTAAAGGTTCACAGGGTCTTTTCGTCCCATTGCGAGTAATCGGCATCTTCACCGATACTACAATTTCACCGAGCTCACGGCCGAGACAGTTTCCAGATCGTTACACCATTCGTGCAGGTCGGAACTTACCCGACAAGGAATTTCGCTACCTTAGGACCGTTATAGTTACGGCCGCCGTTTACTGGGGCTTCAGTTAAAAGCTTTGCCGAAGCTAACCTTTTTCTTTAACCTTCCAGTACTGGGCAGGTGTCAGACCCTATACATCATTTTTCAATTTAGCAGAGTCCTATGTTTTTGATAAACAGTCGCCTGGATCTCTTCACTGCGGCCTTCCAAAAGGAAGGCTACCTTTCTCCCGAAGTTACAGGTTCATTTTGCCTAGTTCCTTAGCCGTGAATCACTCGAGCACCTTAGGATTCTCTCCTCAACTACCTGTGTCGGTTTTGGTACGGATTGCTTTTATCTGAAGCTTAGAGGCTTTTCTTGGAAGCTTTTACCTGTACTATCCACTCTCTCGAAAGTTTGTGGTACTATCATAGATCAGCAAAACATACGTATTTTCCCATATATTTTATACCTAACTATTTTAACGTACACTTCCGTCCGTACGCGACAGTTTCATAACTCCGTCCCCCCTATCGCAATAAAAGCAAGTATCGGAATATTAACCGGTCTTCCATCGACTACACCTTTCGGTTTTATCTTAGGATCCGACTAACCCTCAGCTGATTAACATAGCTGAGGAACCCTTAGTTTTTCGGTGTGCGGGTTTCTCGCCCGCATTATCGTTACTTATACCTACATTTTCTTTTGTAAAAGCTCCACTATATCTTACAATATAACTTCTATGCTATTACAATGCTCCCCTACCGATTGATTTATTGATTAAATCAATCCCATAGTTTCGGCGATATATTTATGCCCGATTATTATCCATGCTTAGTCACTCGACTAGTGAGCTGTTACGCACTCTTTAAATGAATAGCTGCTTCCAAGCTAACATCCTAGCTGTCTAGGTAACTAAACCTCGTTAATTCAACTTAACATATACTTAGGGGCCTTAACTGATGGTCTGGGTTGTTTCCCTCTTGGACATGGACCTTAGCACCCATGCCCTCACTACCGTGAAACATAATTACAGCATTCGGAGTTTGTCAGGAATTAGTAGGTGATGAAACCCCTTCATCCAATCAGTAGCTCTACCTCTGTATTATTTAACACGATGCTGCACCTAAATGCATTTCGGGGAGTACGAGCTATCTCCGAGTTTGATTGGCCTTTCACCCCTATCCACAAGTCATCCGAAAACTTTTCAACGTTAACCGGTTCGGTCCTCCACTATGTGTTACCACAGCTTCAACCTGCTCATGGATAGATCACTCGGTTTCGCGTCTAATTCCTCCGACTATACGCCCTATTAAGACTCGCTTTCGCTACGGCTTCATAGCTAAACTACTTAACCTTGCCGAAAAAATTAACTCGTAGGTTCATTATGCAAAAGGCACGTCGTCACTTTACGAAAAAGCTCCGACAGTTTGTAAGCGTATGGTTTCAGGATCTATTTCACCCTTCTATTCGAAGTACTTTTCACCTTTCCCTCACGGTACTAGTTCACTATCGGTCTCTGAGGAGTATTTAGCCTTACCGGATGGTCCCGGTAAATTCAGACAAGATTTCCCGTGTCCCGTCCTAATNNNNNNNNNNNNNNNNNNNNNNNNNNNNNNNNNNNNNNNNNNNNNNNNNNNNNNNNNNNNNNNNNNNNNNNNNNNNNNNNNNNNNNNNNNNNNNNNNGAATCACTATTGTTTTCTTTTCCTCTAGATACTTAGATGTTTCAGTTTTCTAGGTTTGCTTTACTTAAGAAAGTAATATCATATCATCAATATGATAGGTTTCCCCATTCGGAAATCTGCGGATCAATTTGTATGTGCCAATCCCCGCAGCTTATCGCAGCTTATCACGTCCTTCTTCGCCTCTCAGAGCCAAGGCATCCACCATACGCTCTTCATTAGCTTTTTTACTCTATTATTGTATATTATATGTATGTCAAAGAACTTTATAAAAATATGAATGGAGAATATCGGAGTTGAACCGATGACCTCCTGCGTGCAAAACAGGCGCTCTAGCCAGCTGAGCTAATCCCCCTTTCCTAACTAATTAATTCAACTAACTAACTAATAGTCTCGCGCGGAATTGAACCGCGGACCTCTACATTATCAGTGTAGCGCTCTAACCATCTGAGCTACGAGACTGATAAAAATCAATCTCTATAACTAAAGGAAAAAGCTCCTAGACTGAATTTAGACCTTTTTTTTAATAAGAAAAATACTCTAAAAAAAGAGATGTTCCAGCCGCACCTTCCGGTACGGCTACCTTGTTACGACTTAGCCCCAGTTATCGATTTTACCTTAAGCAGCTCCTTTTACGGTTACCGATTTCAGGTATCCCCGACTTCCATGGCTTGACGGGCGGTGTGTACAAGGCCCGGGAACGTATTCACCGCATCATGGCTGATATGCGATTACTAGCGATTCCAACTTCATGGAGTCGAGTTGCAGACTCCAATCCGAACTGAGATCGGCTTTTAGAGATTAGCATCTGATCACCCAGTAGCAACCCTTTGTACCGACCATTGTAGCACGTGTGTAGCCCAAGATATAAGAGCCGTGATGATTTGACGTCATCCCCACCTTCCTCTCGACTTACGTCGGCAGTCTTGCTAGNNNNNNNNNNNNNNNNNNNNNNNNNNNNNNNNNNNNNNNNNNNNNNNNNNNNNNNNNNNNNNNNNNNNNNNNNNNNNNNNNNNNNNNNNNCCCCAGGTGGATCACTTATCACTTTCGCTTAGTCACTGAAAAAAATCCAACAACTAGTGATCATCGTTTACGGCGTGGACTACCAGGGTATCTAATCCTGTTTGCTCCCCACGCTTTCGTGCCTCAGCGTCAGTGTAGACTTAGTAACCTGCTTTCGCGATCGGTGTTCTGTGTGATATCTATGCATTTCACCGCTACACCACACATTCCAGCTACTCCAATCTAACTCAAGTTTACCAGTATCAATAGCAATTTTAACAGTTAAGCTGTAATATTTCACTACTGACTAAATAAACCGCCTACGCACCCTTTAAACCCAATAAATCCGGATAACGCTTGTGTCCTCCGTATTACCGCGGCTGCTGGCACGGAGTTTGCCGACACTTATTCGTATAGTACATTCACAATTCTTATCTCGTAAGAATCTTTATTCCTAAACAAAAGCAGTTTACAACCCGTAAGGCATTCTTCCTGCACGCGGCGTGGCTGGTTCAGAGTTTCCTCCATTGACCAATATTCCTCACTGCTGCCTCCCGTAGGAGTCTGGTCCGTATCTCAGTACCAGTGTGGGGGATCACCCTCTCAGGCCCCCTACCGATCATTGTCTTGGTAAGCTATTACCTTACCAACTAACTAATCGGACGCACGCTCATCTTTTGCCACATTTCTGCTTTAATAATAAGATCATGCGATCCTACTATATTATAGAATATTAATCCGAGTTTCCTCAGGCTATGTTCTAGCAAAAGGTAGATTACGTACGTGTTACGCACCCGTACGCCGGTCGCCATCAAAATCTTTTCAGATTTCATGCTGCCCCTCGACTTGCATGTGTTAAGCCCGCCGCTAGCGTTCATCCTGAGCCAGGATCAAACTCTCCGTTGTAGTAAAAAATTTAATAACACAAAACCTTATTAAAAAAATACTCCAAATATCAGATCTAGAAGCTATTTTTTTTACATCTTAAAAAGAACTATAAGAGTGCAAGTATACGTCTTTTTTTTTTTAAAAAAAAAGTTTTTTCAATAAAAAATAAATGTATGTATATTTTTCTATATAGAAAAAAAATAATTTAATTTTAGACAAAATCAGTGTAAAAAATTTTTACATTATTTACTAATATATGAGAACTTCAGACTTTTACTTTGAATTACCTTTGAATCTTCTTGCTAAATATCCTTCTCAAGAAAGAGATGAATCTAAACTAATGGTTATTCACAGAAATAATAAACAAATAGAACATAAATTATTTAAAGATCTATATCAATATTTTGAAGAAGGAGATACTTTAATTATTAATAATACCAAAGTATTTCCTGCAAGACTATTTGGAAATAAAGAAAAAACGGAAGCTAAAATAGAAGTTTTCTTACTTAGAGAATTAGATCCCAAAGATAGAACTTGGGATGTATTAGTTGATCCAGCAAGAAAAGTAAGAGTAGGGAACAAATTAAATTTTGGATATGGATTAACAGGAGAAGTTATAGATAATACAACTTCTAGAGGAAGAATTTTACAACTTCATTTTGAAGGATCCCATAAAGAACTTATTAAAAAAATAAAAAAGTTAGGTAAAACCCCTTTACCTAAATATATCAACCGAAAACCAGAAAAATATGATGAAGAACGTTATCAAACTGTATATGCAAAAAAAGAAGGATCTATAGCCGCTCCAACCGCAGGTTTACATTTTTCTAAACATTTATTAAAAAAATTAGAAATAAAAGGAATAAATTTAGTAGAAATAACTTTACATTTAGGATTAGGGAGCTTTTTCCCCGTAGAAGTAGAAGACATTTCAAAACATAAAATGGATTCAGAAAAATGTTTTATAGATGAGTACTCTTGTAAAATTATTAATCATACTATACAAGAAAAAAAAAGAATTTGTGCTGTAGGAACTTCTTCTATGAGAGCGATTGAAAGTTGTGTTTCTTCTAGTAAAAATTTAAATCCGTTTTATGGATGGACCAACAAATTCATTTTTCCTCCTTATAATTTTAGTATAGCAAATTCTATGATTACAAATTTTCATATTCCTAAATCTACATTATTAATGATGACTGTAGCTTTTGCAGGTTTTGATTTAATTATGAAAGCATATCAAATAGCAATACAAAAAAAATATAGATTTTATTCTTATGGAGACGCTATGTTAATTTTATAATAATTAAAAATTATTATCATTTGTAAGATAATTATGAGAATCATTTTAAAAACAGTAAAAAATTCTATAAAACAAGAAATAAAAGAATTTGAAAAACAATTTATCAATATTATCAATAACAATAATCCTCTTATAGACAAAATTAATCATTATCTATTTCAAAGAAA
Coding sequences within:
- a CDS encoding ribonucleoside-diphosphate reductase subunit alpha, with product METHPIAEKEGWKVGKDFPVWANNELYLTTIKGGYLLDGETPFEAYKRLSENASRILVKPNIEKEFFNIFWKGWLIPSTPVMVNLGTEKGLPISCFSGRIGDSMYEIYRKNLEMSILSKHGGGTSYDFSLVRPIGSPIKNGTLGTSDGIIPFIKSYDSTIVASKQGRTRRGAVAIYLNIEHKEYPEFLRIREPKGDINRQCHNVHQGVIISNSFMEKVLKKNGKERSLWIKTLKERVQTGEPYLFFKDNANKNIPENWKKYGLKIHHSNLCSEIMLPTDENHTLVCCISSLNLYKYVEWKNTNTVFYAILFLDAVLQEFIDKGKNIRGIEDAVRFAEKSRALGLGALGWHSYLQSNMIPFISMESEKLTHHIFRKIQLESQKATKYLAKEYGETEWNIGTGRRNLTLMTMAPNRSSAKLAGGLSQGVEPFAANIYVDDDAKGMHIRKNPYLEKILMKNGYNLPEVWEQIANEKGSCLGLTALNEEQKNVFRCFKEINQLELIKQASIRQKYIDQGQSINLSFHQNAPAKYINQVHLEAWKIGLKSLYYYRSESILRAETIKNRDLYSESLL
- the queA gene encoding tRNA preQ1(34) S-adenosylmethionine ribosyltransferase-isomerase QueA is translated as MRTSDFYFELPLNLLAKYPSQERDESKLMVIHRNNKQIEHKLFKDLYQYFEEGDTLIINNTKVFPARLFGNKEKTEAKIEVFLLRELDPKDRTWDVLVDPARKVRVGNKLNFGYGLTGEVIDNTTSRGRILQLHFEGSHKELIKKIKKLGKTPLPKYINRKPEKYDEERYQTVYAKKEGSIAAPTAGLHFSKHLLKKLEIKGINLVEITLHLGLGSFFPVEVEDISKHKMDSEKCFIDEYSCKIINHTIQEKKRICAVGTSSMRAIESCVSSSKNLNPFYGWTNKFIFPPYNFSIANSMITNFHIPKSTLLMMTVAFAGFDLIMKAYQIAIQKKYRFYSYGDAMLIL